One stretch of Riemerella columbina DNA includes these proteins:
- a CDS encoding S46 family peptidase has protein sequence MKRIFLALTFLLSFVQMRADEGMWLLMLVKRLNGVDMQKEGLHLTPEEIYSVNHSSLKDAIVSFGGFCTGEIVSPEGMIFTNHHCGYGAIAALSTPEKDHLTNGFWAMKKSEELNAKGLYVRFLERMGDATERINAKLNNDMSAEEREGIIKAEYKAIQEENSENGKYTVVVKDFFNGNEFYYFVYRDYKDVRLVGTPPASLGKYGGDTDNWEWPRHTADFSIFRVYADQNGEPSEYNMNNVPLKPKHFLPISLKGVKPGDFAMILGYPGRTNRYLTSYGISQLVDRDYPAWVEASKAAMDVMKKYMNQDDATRLGYASQYASVANYWKNRAGTIEAVNQNGTISEKQKLEQKFMSWALQPANEKTYSPVLDNIKAYYEQVSDRNVERNYNAILQRNAKYISVAFHLGSLFKSYAAQDAAGQVKMKSEVEKAIEGYYEHFNTALEGEMLSTLTSLYQARVAKSAQIEAIAKANPADLATQAFSSVFANKQAALNFLSQPDAQKLAADPLYTWVNTYVTEQQNQGKKYSKVDEFFAKNTRLFLNGLIKSQPEKKFYPDANSTMRLTYGTVDTLPIRSDRNYYGVTNNYYTTMEGLIGKYKKGDEEFDLPQRVLKLYKEKDFGMYADKAGYMPINFLSNNDITGGNSGSPVINADGHLIGLAFDGNSEALSGDIVFEPKLQKTINLDVRFLLWVVDKYAGAHNLIQELKLVK, from the coding sequence ATGAAAAGAATATTTCTTGCACTCACTTTTTTGTTGAGTTTTGTACAAATGAGAGCCGATGAAGGGATGTGGCTTCTGATGCTCGTGAAAAGGTTAAACGGTGTAGATATGCAAAAAGAAGGGCTACACCTGACTCCTGAGGAAATTTATTCCGTAAACCATTCCAGTTTAAAAGATGCCATCGTGAGTTTTGGTGGCTTCTGTACGGGGGAAATCGTTTCTCCAGAAGGGATGATTTTTACCAACCACCACTGCGGCTATGGCGCTATCGCCGCTCTATCTACGCCTGAAAAAGACCACCTAACCAACGGGTTCTGGGCAATGAAAAAAAGCGAAGAACTCAACGCCAAAGGTCTCTATGTAAGATTTTTAGAAAGAATGGGCGATGCTACAGAACGCATCAACGCGAAACTTAATAACGATATGTCTGCCGAAGAACGCGAAGGCATCATCAAAGCGGAATACAAAGCCATCCAAGAGGAAAATTCTGAAAACGGAAAATACACCGTAGTGGTAAAGGATTTTTTCAACGGTAATGAGTTTTATTATTTCGTTTATAGAGACTACAAAGATGTGCGTTTGGTAGGTACTCCACCAGCTTCTTTGGGGAAATACGGAGGCGATACCGACAACTGGGAATGGCCACGACACACTGCTGATTTCAGTATCTTCCGTGTATATGCTGACCAAAATGGCGAGCCTTCTGAATACAATATGAACAATGTTCCTTTAAAGCCTAAACACTTCTTACCGATTTCTCTAAAAGGGGTAAAACCAGGGGATTTCGCAATGATTTTAGGTTATCCAGGAAGAACCAACCGTTACTTAACTTCTTACGGCATTTCGCAGTTGGTAGATAGAGACTATCCAGCTTGGGTAGAGGCTTCTAAAGCGGCGATGGATGTCATGAAAAAGTATATGAACCAAGACGATGCTACCAGATTAGGATATGCTTCTCAATACGCTTCTGTTGCCAACTATTGGAAAAACAGAGCAGGAACCATAGAAGCGGTTAATCAAAATGGAACCATTTCTGAAAAGCAAAAATTAGAGCAAAAGTTTATGAGCTGGGCGCTACAACCTGCCAATGAAAAAACTTACAGCCCTGTTTTAGATAACATTAAAGCTTATTATGAGCAAGTTTCTGACAGAAATGTTGAGAGAAACTATAACGCGATTTTACAAAGAAACGCCAAATACATTTCTGTAGCGTTCCATTTGGGTAGTTTATTCAAGTCTTACGCGGCACAAGATGCTGCAGGGCAAGTTAAAATGAAGTCTGAAGTAGAAAAAGCCATTGAGGGTTATTACGAGCATTTTAACACCGCTTTGGAGGGTGAGATGCTATCCACACTCACTTCTCTTTACCAAGCAAGAGTGGCTAAAAGTGCGCAAATAGAAGCCATCGCAAAGGCTAACCCTGCCGACTTGGCGACTCAAGCGTTTAGTTCTGTATTCGCGAACAAGCAAGCTGCCCTTAATTTCTTAAGCCAGCCTGATGCTCAGAAATTAGCCGCTGATCCGCTTTACACTTGGGTAAACACTTATGTGACAGAGCAACAAAATCAAGGGAAGAAATACAGCAAAGTAGATGAATTTTTTGCAAAGAATACCCGATTATTCTTAAATGGATTGATCAAATCTCAGCCAGAGAAAAAATTCTATCCAGATGCCAATTCTACTATGCGTTTAACTTACGGTACTGTGGACACTCTACCTATCCGCTCAGATAGAAATTATTACGGTGTAACCAACAACTACTACACCACTATGGAAGGCTTAATTGGCAAATACAAAAAAGGCGATGAAGAATTTGACCTCCCACAGCGCGTGCTAAAACTCTACAAAGAGAAAGATTTCGGAATGTATGCAGACAAAGCAGGTTATATGCCAATCAACTTCTTATCTAACAATGATATCACTGGTGGAAACTCTGGTTCTCCAGTAATCAATGCAGATGGACACCTGATCGGCTTGGCTTTTGATGGCAACAGCGAGGCGCTAAGCGGTGATATCGTTTTTGAACCTAAACTACAGAAAACCATCAATTTAGATGTTAGATTCTTGCTTTGGGTTGTAGATAAATACGCTGGGGCTCACAACTTAATTCAAGAATTAAAATTAGTCAAATAA
- a CDS encoding DUF4870 domain-containing protein, which yields MQTLSKQEDRNILFLMHLSQLLSLISGIGGFVVPLIIWLMKKDQIKGVDEQGKEILNFQITMFIALLVSSVLCLVFIGMILLPIVGLIMIIVPIIQAFNAKEGRPVRYPFTIRFLS from the coding sequence ATGCAAACGTTATCTAAACAAGAAGACCGAAACATATTGTTTCTTATGCACTTATCGCAGTTGTTGTCGCTCATTTCAGGAATTGGCGGTTTTGTGGTGCCACTCATCATTTGGCTGATGAAAAAAGACCAAATAAAAGGCGTAGATGAGCAAGGCAAAGAAATCCTTAATTTTCAAATCACGATGTTTATTGCTTTGTTGGTATCAAGTGTGCTGTGTTTGGTTTTTATTGGAATGATTTTATTGCCAATTGTTGGGCTGATTATGATTATTGTACCGATTATCCAAGCTTTCAATGCCAAAGAAGGTCGCCCCGTGCGTTATCCTTTTACCATTAGATTTTTATCTTGA
- a CDS encoding ATP-binding cassette domain-containing protein gives MNKHQARIEEVRGHFQNGDIAIGFRRLLDVAMDTQNMDIYQQCIAFTDWKSQHEDDTEGICNQAFQLLETIAQCPVKAVSTENPVIEAKNIIKSYGLKAFSMGPVSLSIKKGEVYGLVGENGNGKTTLLRILAQELSYDAGSIRYRFEQEPTSEYELRTKLAYIPQRTQKWYGSLLDNLRFVLANYGTPPQEIEPRVLMMVARLGLWQYKHLEWNALSSGYKMRFELARTLLRKPELLLLDEPLANLDILAQQIILEDLKSIVQSLTQPAALIFSSQQLYEVEKISNQVIFLKKGRYQDLNPRSDTPNEAEIPPALVVELEVNNTKEALLRTFADMPAMKITDNGGMFVLEIEDGTTFHQLLAKLASSTLSIVYVRDISRSTRRFFIN, from the coding sequence ATGAACAAACACCAAGCAAGGATAGAGGAGGTGCGGGGGCATTTTCAGAATGGGGATATTGCCATTGGGTTTCGGCGGTTGTTAGATGTGGCGATGGATACCCAAAATATGGACATCTACCAACAGTGCATCGCATTTACCGACTGGAAATCTCAACACGAAGACGATACCGAGGGCATCTGCAACCAAGCGTTTCAGCTGTTGGAGACCATTGCCCAATGCCCTGTAAAAGCCGTTTCTACCGAAAACCCCGTGATAGAAGCCAAGAACATCATCAAAAGTTATGGACTGAAAGCCTTTTCTATGGGGCCTGTTTCGCTCTCAATAAAAAAAGGCGAAGTCTATGGATTGGTGGGCGAAAATGGCAACGGAAAAACCACGCTGTTGCGGATTTTGGCACAGGAACTCTCGTATGATGCGGGCAGCATCCGCTATCGGTTTGAGCAGGAACCCACTTCGGAATATGAGCTGAGAACGAAGTTGGCGTACATTCCGCAGCGCACGCAAAAATGGTACGGCAGTTTGCTGGATAACCTCCGCTTTGTCCTCGCCAACTATGGCACGCCGCCGCAGGAAATAGAACCTCGGGTGCTGATGATGGTGGCGCGCTTGGGGCTTTGGCAATACAAACATTTGGAATGGAATGCCCTTTCTTCGGGCTACAAAATGCGCTTTGAACTCGCACGAACCCTCCTCCGCAAGCCAGAATTATTGCTTTTAGATGAACCTTTGGCGAATTTGGATATTCTGGCACAGCAAATCATTTTGGAGGATTTGAAATCCATAGTGCAGTCGCTCACGCAGCCTGCTGCGCTTATTTTCTCATCGCAACAGCTCTACGAGGTGGAGAAAATTTCCAACCAAGTGATTTTCCTGAAAAAAGGTCGTTATCAAGACCTCAACCCTCGCTCGGATACGCCAAACGAGGCAGAGATTCCGCCTGCGCTGGTGGTAGAATTGGAGGTGAACAACACCAAAGAAGCGTTGCTCCGCACCTTTGCCGATATGCCTGCGATGAAAATTACCGATAACGGAGGTATGTTCGTGCTGGAGATAGAAGATGGCACCACCTTCCACCAATTGTTGGCAAAACTGGCGTCCAGTACTCTATCCATCGTGTATGTGCGGGATATTTCTCGCTCTACCAGAAGATTTTTTATCAACTAA
- a CDS encoding bifunctional folylpolyglutamate synthase/dihydrofolate synthase, with amino-acid sequence MMEKRYQQALEWLYAQMPNYQINGKKAYKPGLENIKKLCDFFGNPQEGIPMVHIGGTNGKGSTSNMLASVLQEAGYRVGLYNSPHLVNFTERIKINGVEADPAFVLDFIERLKHLPSEIKPSFFEFTTVMAFEYFKRQQVDIAMIEVGLGGRLDATNIIQPVLTALTNVALDHQDILGETIEAIAVEKAGIIKPHIPIISGEEQADIKTIFKTKAEALQAPFIDATQIDTIHFSSDLQGDYQRKNIKVVLAAVAELKRQGFTISEEHIARGLSHVQRNTGFLGRWFQFSDAPLTICDTGHNQAGLEAVLVQLSRYEENKHIVLGFVKDKKIESIIAFLPQSADYYFVKPQIERGQSPKNYEESLKKSGLRYKIFDSVEEGYQSAKSHCKADEMIFIGGSNFVVGEFLEKNLSVYK; translated from the coding sequence ATGATGGAAAAGCGCTATCAACAGGCTTTGGAATGGCTCTACGCACAGATGCCTAACTATCAAATCAACGGCAAAAAAGCCTATAAACCAGGGTTAGAAAATATTAAAAAACTCTGTGATTTTTTTGGAAATCCGCAAGAGGGTATTCCAATGGTGCACATCGGCGGAACTAATGGCAAAGGCTCTACCAGCAATATGCTCGCTTCGGTGTTGCAGGAGGCGGGTTATCGTGTGGGGTTGTATAATTCGCCGCATTTGGTGAATTTTACGGAACGCATAAAAATCAATGGTGTGGAGGCAGACCCCGCCTTTGTGCTTGATTTTATAGAGCGATTGAAACACCTGCCCTCGGAGATTAAACCTTCCTTTTTTGAATTCACAACAGTTATGGCTTTTGAGTATTTTAAACGCCAACAAGTGGATATAGCGATGATTGAAGTCGGTTTGGGTGGGCGTTTAGATGCCACGAACATCATTCAGCCAGTGCTCACGGCGCTGACCAATGTCGCCTTGGATCATCAAGATATTTTAGGCGAGACCATAGAGGCGATTGCGGTGGAGAAAGCGGGCATCATCAAGCCTCATATTCCCATAATTTCTGGCGAGGAGCAAGCAGACATCAAAACCATTTTTAAAACCAAGGCGGAGGCGTTGCAAGCCCCTTTTATTGATGCCACTCAGATTGATACCATTCATTTTTCATCAGATTTACAAGGGGATTATCAGCGGAAAAATATCAAAGTGGTTTTGGCGGCGGTGGCGGAATTAAAGCGGCAAGGTTTTACCATTTCCGAAGAGCATATAGCGCGTGGTTTGTCCCATGTACAGCGGAATACAGGCTTTTTAGGGCGTTGGTTTCAGTTTTCGGATGCGCCATTGACCATTTGCGATACAGGACACAACCAAGCGGGGTTGGAAGCGGTGTTGGTGCAACTTTCTCGCTATGAAGAAAATAAACACATCGTTTTAGGCTTTGTGAAGGATAAAAAAATAGAGTCTATCATAGCGTTTTTGCCTCAATCGGCAGATTATTACTTTGTGAAGCCCCAAATTGAGAGGGGACAATCACCAAAAAACTACGAAGAAAGCCTAAAAAAATCAGGACTTCGGTATAAAATTTTTGATTCTGTAGAAGAAGGCTATCAGTCGGCAAAGTCCCACTGCAAGGCAGATGAGATGATTTTTATAGGCGGTAGTAACTTTGTGGTAGGAGAATTTTTAGAAAAAAATTTGTCAGTTTATAAATAA
- the nth gene encoding endonuclease III, with the protein MTKKQKAEIIIRELERLYPETPIPLDHQDPYTLLVAVALSAQTTDKKVNEVTPQLFAVADTPFKMKDLEVAEIKELIKEIGLSNTKAKNLKAMAELLVERHNGVVPQTFEELEALPGVGHKTASVVMSQAFGVPAFPVDTHIHRLMTQWKMTSGKNVVQTEKDAKKWFPKEKWNTLHLQIIFYGREYSPARGNGDKDFLTKLLLSS; encoded by the coding sequence ATGACCAAAAAACAAAAAGCTGAAATTATCATCCGAGAATTGGAGCGCCTCTACCCTGAAACGCCTATCCCACTGGATCATCAAGATCCTTATACTCTATTAGTTGCCGTTGCACTTTCGGCACAGACTACGGATAAAAAAGTGAACGAAGTCACACCCCAACTCTTCGCCGTGGCAGATACGCCTTTTAAAATGAAGGATTTAGAGGTGGCAGAAATTAAGGAACTCATCAAAGAAATAGGGCTCTCTAACACCAAAGCCAAAAACCTAAAAGCGATGGCAGAGCTCTTAGTAGAGCGGCATAATGGCGTGGTTCCACAGACTTTTGAGGAGCTGGAAGCCCTCCCTGGCGTGGGGCACAAAACGGCTTCCGTGGTGATGAGCCAAGCTTTCGGCGTGCCTGCATTTCCCGTGGATACCCACATCCACCGACTGATGACCCAATGGAAAATGACTTCTGGAAAAAATGTGGTACAAACGGAAAAAGATGCTAAAAAGTGGTTCCCCAAAGAGAAATGGAATACCCTCCACCTTCAAATCATTTTCTACGGCAGAGAATATTCCCCTGCCAGAGGCAACGGCGACAAAGATTTCCTAACGAAACTATTGCTCTCCTCTTAG
- a CDS encoding prolyl oligopeptidase family serine peptidase has product MKIKTLCIGTAALALSACSTQQKLTKTMYPETKKINQEEVYFGTKIADPYRWLEDDRAEDTKDWVKREVAFTQDYLAKIPFRENLRNQLREIWNYEKISAPFQEGDYTYFYKNDGLQAQSVLYRKDKNGKTEVFLDPNQFSKDGTTSLAGIAFNKKGNLVAYKISEGGSDWNKIIILNAETKQPIDQTLVDVKFSGIAWLGDQGFFYSSYDRPDGSVLSAKTDMHKVYFHQLGTPQSQDQLIIGGENFKRRYISASVSEDQRFLIISAANATNGNELYIKDLKQNSDFIPIQTGYEYNTDIIDTKGDVIYALTDKNAPNMRLVKFNIQKPTVWEEVIPETENVLSVSKGGGYLFAHYMKDAITQIQQLDYQGKKIREINLPGKGTAGGFYGKDEEKVLYYSFTNYITPNTIYQFDVAQGASKLYQKPNLKFNPDDFVSEQIFYTSQDGTRIPMTINYKKGLKLDGKNPTILYSYGGFNISLKPAFSVVNAIWMENGGIYAVPNIRGGGEYGKAWHDAGTKMQKKNVFNDFIAAGEYLQNRGYTSPEFMALSGRSNGGLLVGATMTMRPDLARVAFPGVGVLDMLRYHTFTAGAGWAYDYGTSQDSREMFEYLKSYSPVHNVKKGVCYPSTMIITSDHDDRVVPAHSFKFGAELQEKQSCARPILIRIETNAGHGAGRSTEQVIGENADLLSFALYEMGIRQLQK; this is encoded by the coding sequence ATGAAGATCAAAACCCTTTGTATAGGTACGGCAGCGCTGGCGCTAAGTGCGTGCAGTACCCAACAGAAGCTAACCAAAACTATGTATCCAGAAACCAAGAAAATCAACCAAGAGGAGGTTTATTTCGGAACCAAAATCGCAGACCCTTACCGCTGGTTAGAAGATGATAGAGCCGAGGACACCAAAGATTGGGTAAAGCGCGAGGTAGCGTTTACACAAGACTATTTAGCTAAAATTCCGTTCCGTGAAAACCTCAGAAACCAACTCCGTGAGATTTGGAATTACGAGAAAATATCGGCGCCTTTTCAGGAGGGCGACTATACTTATTTCTATAAAAATGATGGCTTGCAGGCGCAGTCGGTGCTGTATAGAAAGGACAAAAACGGCAAAACGGAAGTCTTTTTAGACCCTAATCAATTCTCCAAAGATGGCACCACCTCTTTAGCGGGCATTGCTTTTAATAAGAAAGGTAATTTGGTGGCTTACAAAATCTCCGAAGGCGGCAGCGATTGGAATAAAATCATCATCCTAAATGCCGAAACCAAACAGCCAATAGACCAAACTCTGGTAGATGTAAAGTTCAGCGGTATTGCGTGGCTTGGCGACCAAGGTTTTTTCTATTCCAGCTATGATAGACCCGATGGCAGCGTGCTTTCCGCCAAAACAGATATGCACAAAGTCTATTTTCATCAATTGGGGACCCCACAATCTCAAGACCAGTTGATTATCGGTGGCGAGAATTTTAAACGAAGATACATCAGCGCTTCGGTGTCGGAAGATCAGCGTTTTTTGATTATTTCGGCAGCCAATGCCACCAATGGTAATGAGCTCTATATTAAAGATTTAAAACAAAATTCAGATTTTATCCCAATTCAAACGGGCTATGAGTATAACACCGATATTATAGACACCAAAGGCGATGTGATTTATGCCCTTACCGATAAAAACGCCCCTAATATGAGGTTGGTTAAATTCAACATCCAAAAGCCAACAGTTTGGGAAGAGGTGATTCCAGAAACGGAGAATGTCCTCAGCGTATCTAAGGGCGGTGGCTATCTTTTCGCACATTATATGAAAGATGCCATCACGCAAATTCAGCAATTGGACTACCAAGGCAAGAAAATCCGAGAGATTAACCTACCAGGCAAAGGAACAGCAGGCGGTTTCTACGGTAAAGATGAGGAAAAAGTGCTCTATTACTCCTTTACCAACTACATTACGCCCAATACCATTTATCAGTTTGATGTGGCACAGGGCGCTTCCAAATTATACCAAAAACCGAATTTAAAATTCAACCCTGATGATTTTGTTTCGGAGCAAATTTTCTACACCAGTCAAGATGGCACCCGCATTCCGATGACCATCAACTATAAAAAAGGTTTGAAGTTGGACGGCAAAAACCCAACGATACTCTATTCTTACGGTGGATTTAACATCAGTTTAAAGCCTGCTTTTTCCGTAGTTAATGCCATTTGGATGGAAAACGGTGGCATCTACGCGGTGCCGAATATTCGTGGCGGTGGCGAATATGGCAAGGCGTGGCACGATGCAGGCACCAAAATGCAAAAGAAAAATGTCTTTAATGATTTTATAGCCGCAGGGGAGTACCTCCAAAACCGAGGCTATACCTCGCCAGAGTTTATGGCGCTTTCTGGACGTTCTAACGGCGGACTTTTAGTCGGCGCTACGATGACGATGCGTCCTGATTTGGCGCGTGTGGCATTCCCTGGGGTTGGCGTGTTGGATATGTTGAGATACCACACCTTTACCGCTGGTGCGGGCTGGGCGTACGATTATGGCACCTCGCAAGACAGCCGAGAGATGTTTGAGTATCTCAAATCTTACTCGCCGGTGCATAATGTAAAAAAGGGCGTGTGCTATCCTTCCACTATGATTATCACCAGTGACCACGATGACCGTGTGGTGCCAGCGCATTCCTTTAAATTCGGGGCTGAGTTGCAAGAGAAACAATCTTGTGCGCGTCCTATTTTGATCCGTATCGAGACTAATGCAGGGCACGGAGCAGGGCGCTCCACAGAGCAAGTGATTGGCGAAAATGCCGATTTGCTGAGCTTTGCTTTATATGAAATGGGGATTCGCCAATTGCAGAAATAA
- the bcp gene encoding thioredoxin-dependent thiol peroxidase has translation MIHIGDQLPTFQGLNQEGELVKSSDFKGQKLIIFFYPKANTPGCTAEACNLSDHYTELKKQGYALLGISADSVERQKKFHDKFHFPYDLIADESRAIIEQFGVWQLKKFMGREFMGIVRTTFIFDENGTCIRIIDKVKTKDHAAQILENETK, from the coding sequence ATGATTCACATAGGCGATCAGCTTCCGACTTTCCAAGGGCTTAACCAAGAGGGCGAGCTCGTAAAATCATCAGATTTTAAAGGACAAAAACTCATCATTTTCTTTTATCCGAAAGCCAATACCCCTGGCTGTACTGCCGAGGCATGCAACCTGAGCGACCATTATACTGAGCTTAAGAAGCAAGGTTACGCCTTGTTGGGCATTAGTGCAGACTCGGTGGAGCGGCAGAAAAAATTCCATGATAAGTTCCACTTTCCTTATGATTTAATCGCTGATGAAAGTAGGGCTATCATAGAGCAATTTGGCGTGTGGCAGCTTAAAAAATTTATGGGGCGAGAGTTTATGGGCATCGTGCGGACTACTTTTATCTTTGATGAAAATGGCACTTGCATCAGAATTATCGATAAAGTAAAGACCAAAGACCACGCGGCACAAATTTTAGAAAACGAAACCAAATAA